In a single window of the Raphanus sativus cultivar WK10039 chromosome 9, ASM80110v3, whole genome shotgun sequence genome:
- the LOC108833144 gene encoding AAA-ATPase At3g28510, with protein MFETGAIWGLTGTTVTSFMFIWAMYSQYVPRHLRVTVEKYGYKMVGWVSFYVHIKFTEYTEEGLKRSDNYDAIRNYLSTNSAARAQRLKANESKNSKSLVLSMDDHEEVEDVFNGVKVKWYSSVKVTQTQSNYGRSSSDEKRFFTLTFHRRHRGMIIETYLNHVLEEGKAIGLRNRERKLYTNNSSSEWYPWRSGKWSNVPFHHPATFETLAMDPEKKERIKKDLIKFSKGKDYYKKVGKPWKRGYLLFGPPGTGKSTMISAISNFLDYDVYDLELTTVKDNSELKKLLLDTKGKSIVVIEDIDCSLDLTGQRKTKKEEDEEDDAEKKKEAEKKEKKESEKLSKVTLSGLLNSIDGLWSACSDEKIIIFTTNFVDKLDPALIRRGRMDNHIEMSYCKFEAFKVLARNYLEIESHELYGEIERLLEETDVSPADVAEILMPKSDEEDADVCIKRLVKTVEEEKEKAKKLAEEEEKSKAEKEEKRKKKKAEEEENKKVEEEEKKKKTEEEDKKEKEKKVEGSEENGSVSVENGIR; from the coding sequence ATGTTTGAAACCGGAGCAATATGGGGATTAACCGGCACGACCGTGACGAGCTTTATGTTCATTTGGGCTATGTACTCACAATACGTCCCTCGCCATCTCCGAGTCACCGTGGAAAAATACGGCTACAAGATGGTCGGATGGGTCTCTTTCTACGTCCACATCAAGTTCACAGAGTACACGGAAGAAGGTCTCAAGAGAAGCGATAACTATGACGCCATACGCAACTATCTATCTACGAACTCAGCTGCTCGTGCGCAGAGGTTAAAGGCCAACGAGTCCAAGAACAGCAAGTCCTTGGTGCTTAGCATGGACGATCACGAGGAGGTTGAAGATGTGTTCAATGGTGTGAAGGTGAAGTGGTATTCTAGCGTGAAAGTGACTCAAACACAGTCGAACTATGGTCGAAGCAGCTCGGACGAGAAAAGGTTCTTCACGCTAACTTTCCATAGACGACATAGAGGGATGATCATTGAGACATATCTAAATCATGTTCTGGAAGAAGGGAAAGCTATAGGGTTGAGGAATAGAGAGAGGAAGCTTTACACTAACAACTCAAGCTCAGAGTGGTATCCTTGGAGGTCAGGGAAGTGGAGCAATGTCCCTTTCCATCATCCCGCGACGTTCGAGACTTTGGCTATGGATCCTGAGAAGAAAGAAAGGATCAAGAAGGATCTTATAAAGTTTAGCAAAGGGAAAGACTATTACAAGAAGGTTGGGAAGCCGTGGAAGAGAGGCTACCTCTTGTTCGGTCCGCCCGGGACAGGGAAGTCGACCATGATATCCGCGATATCGAACTTCTTGGACTATGATGTGTATGATCTTGAGCTAACCACCGTGAAGGATAACTCAgagctgaagaagctgttgcTTGACACAAAAGGCAAGTCTATCGTTGTGATTGAAGATATTGATTGTTCTCTTGACCTCACGGGGCAGAGGAAGACTAAaaaggaggaagatgaagaagatgacgcggagaagaagaaggaagctgagaagaaggagaagaaggaatcAGAGAAGCTGAGTAAAGTGACACTCTCAGGGCTGTTAAACTCCATTGATGGGTTATGGTCAGCTTGTAGTGATGAGAAGATTATTATATTCACAACGAACTTTGTGGATAAGCTTGATCCAGCGTTGATAAGGAGAGGGAGGATGGACAACCATATTGAGATGTCTTATTGCAAGTTTGAAGCGTTTAAGGTTTTGGCTAGGAACTACTTAGAGATTGAGTCACATGAGTTGTATGGAGAGATAGAGAGGTTGCTCGAGGAAACCGACGTGTCTCCTGCTGATGTCGCGGAGATTTTGATGCCGAAGTCTGATGAAGAAGATGCAGATGTTTGCATCAAGCGTTTGGTCAAGACtgtggaagaagagaaggagaaggcAAAGAAGTTGgctgaggaagaagagaagagtaaagcagagaaggaagagaagaggaagaagaagaaagcagaggaagaagagaacaagaaggtagaggaggaagagaagaagaaaaagacagaggaagaagacaagaaggagaaagaaaagaaagtggAGGGTTCGGAGGAAAACGGCAGCGTTTCTGTGGAAAATGGTATCAGGTAA